In one Cronobacter dublinensis subsp. dublinensis LMG 23823 genomic region, the following are encoded:
- a CDS encoding NarK family nitrate/nitrite MFS transporter, producing the protein MSDSSAAARSTSGLITDWRPEDNQFWQRLGQRTARRNLWISVPCLLLAFCVWMLFSAVAVNLNKVGFAFTTDQLFMLTALPSVSGALLRVPYAFMVPVFGGRRWTAFSTGILIIPCVWLGFAVQDPATPFSTFIFISLLCGFAGANFASSMANISFFFPKQKQGGALGINGGLGNLGVSVMQLVAPLAISLSIFAALGSEGVTQNDGTRLYLENAAWVWVPFLAVFTLAAWFGMNDLAASKASLREQLPVLKRGHLWMMSLLYLATFGSFIGFSAGFAMLSKTQFPQVDVMHFAFFGPLLGALARSAGGAISDRLGGTRVTLVNFILMAVFSALLFVTLPSGGTGGNFAAFFGVFLALFLTAGLGSGSTFQMISVIFRKLTMDRVKAAGGSDEQAMREAATDTAAALGFISAIGAIGGFFIPKAFGTSLALTGSPAGAMKVFLVFYIVCVVLTWAVYGRKSAR; encoded by the coding sequence ATGAGTGACTCTTCCGCTGCGGCACGTTCCACAAGCGGGTTGATTACCGACTGGCGGCCTGAGGATAACCAGTTCTGGCAGCGTCTTGGCCAGCGCACCGCGCGTCGCAACCTGTGGATCTCCGTGCCTTGTTTGCTGCTTGCTTTCTGCGTCTGGATGTTGTTCAGCGCAGTGGCGGTTAATCTCAATAAAGTGGGCTTTGCCTTTACCACGGACCAGCTGTTTATGCTGACCGCGCTGCCGTCGGTTTCCGGCGCGCTGCTGCGCGTGCCGTATGCCTTCATGGTGCCGGTGTTTGGCGGCCGTCGCTGGACCGCGTTCAGCACCGGCATTCTGATAATCCCATGCGTCTGGCTGGGTTTCGCGGTGCAGGATCCTGCCACGCCGTTCAGCACGTTTATTTTTATTTCACTGCTGTGCGGCTTTGCCGGAGCGAATTTTGCCTCCAGCATGGCGAACATCAGCTTTTTCTTCCCGAAACAGAAACAGGGCGGGGCGCTCGGTATTAACGGCGGGCTCGGCAACCTCGGCGTCAGCGTGATGCAGCTGGTGGCGCCGCTTGCGATTTCGCTCTCTATCTTCGCCGCCTTAGGCAGCGAGGGCGTCACCCAGAACGACGGCACGCGCCTCTATCTGGAAAACGCCGCGTGGGTGTGGGTGCCGTTCCTGGCCGTGTTTACGCTTGCCGCATGGTTTGGCATGAACGATCTTGCGGCGTCGAAAGCGTCGCTGCGCGAGCAACTACCGGTGCTGAAACGCGGCCACCTGTGGATGATGAGCCTGCTTTATCTGGCGACGTTCGGCTCGTTTATCGGCTTCTCCGCCGGTTTCGCGATGCTCTCAAAGACCCAGTTCCCGCAGGTGGACGTCATGCATTTCGCGTTCTTCGGGCCGTTGCTCGGCGCGCTGGCGCGCTCGGCGGGTGGGGCGATTTCCGACCGTCTCGGCGGAACGCGCGTGACGCTGGTGAACTTCATTCTGATGGCGGTCTTTAGCGCGCTGCTGTTCGTTACGCTGCCGTCCGGCGGCACTGGCGGGAACTTCGCGGCGTTCTTCGGCGTGTTCCTGGCGCTGTTCCTGACGGCCGGGCTGGGGAGCGGCTCCACCTTCCAGATGATTTCCGTGATTTTCCGCAAGCTGACGATGGACCGCGTAAAAGCGGCGGGCGGCAGCGACGAGCAGGCGATGCGCGAAGCGGCAACCGACACGGCGGCGGCGCTCGGGTTTATCTCCGCCATCGGCGCTATCGGCGGCTTCTTCATTCCGAAAGCGTTCGGCACCTCGCTGGCGCTGACCGGATCGCCGGCGGGCGCGATGAAAGTCTTTTTAGTGTTTTACATTGTTTGCGTGGTGCTGACCTGGGCCGTCTATGGCCGTAAATCAGCACGCTAA
- the narX gene encoding nitrate/nitrite two-component system sensor histidine kinase NarX, translated as MLKRLFSPLTLANQLAMIVLLLAFLGMGGMALAGWLAQGVQGSAHAINKAGSLRMQSYRLLAAVPVGNTQTTMFYDMERTAWSDELEQAAVRDGQQAALQSIQRYWRQHLSPALRDARSPQEVSAQVAQFVGQIDALVSAFDSSTERRIAQVVMLQRGMALLMGLLLLFTLMWLRRRLLRPWRQLLAIAHAVAHRDFSQRASVSGRDEMATLGRALNSMSAELAESYASLEQRVQEKTAGLEQKNQILSFLWEANRRLHSDVPLCERLAPVLTRLQSLTLLRDIALRVYEVDDEEHYQEFVWQPDERCDEIGCHLCPRQLPAETETGTTLKWRLGDAHTQYGLLLATLPAGCHLSRDQQQLIDTLMEQLTATLALERQQERKQQLLVMEERAAIARELHDSIAQSLSCMKMQVSCLQMQGEALPEESRALLGQIRHELNASWRQLRELLTTFRLQLNEPGLKAALVASCQEFSARLGFPVALNYQLPPRLVPSHQAIHLVQIAREALNNALKHADASAIDVSVTLHQGQVRLCVADNGCGLPENAGRTNHYGLIIMRDRAQSLRGDCQVRRRTEGGTEVVVTFIPDAPFSSVPALVEGEVHE; from the coding sequence ATGCTGAAACGACTCTTTTCCCCGCTCACCCTCGCCAATCAACTGGCGATGATCGTGCTGCTGCTCGCCTTTCTCGGCATGGGCGGGATGGCGCTGGCGGGGTGGCTGGCGCAGGGGGTTCAGGGCAGCGCGCATGCCATCAACAAAGCCGGGTCGCTGCGTATGCAGAGCTACCGCCTGCTGGCCGCCGTGCCGGTCGGCAATACGCAGACCACGATGTTTTACGATATGGAACGCACCGCCTGGAGCGATGAGCTTGAGCAAGCGGCAGTACGCGACGGCCAGCAGGCCGCGCTGCAATCGATTCAACGTTACTGGCGTCAGCATCTTTCACCTGCGCTGCGCGACGCCCGCTCGCCGCAGGAGGTCAGCGCGCAGGTGGCGCAGTTCGTCGGCCAGATAGACGCGCTGGTCAGCGCGTTCGACAGCTCTACCGAGCGGCGCATCGCGCAGGTGGTAATGCTGCAACGCGGCATGGCGCTGCTGATGGGGCTGCTGCTGCTCTTCACCCTGATGTGGCTGCGCCGTCGTCTGCTGCGCCCGTGGCGTCAGCTGCTCGCCATCGCCCACGCCGTCGCGCATCGCGATTTCAGCCAGCGCGCCAGCGTCTCCGGGCGCGATGAGATGGCGACGCTGGGTCGCGCGCTCAACAGCATGTCCGCCGAACTGGCCGAAAGCTACGCCAGCCTTGAGCAGCGCGTGCAGGAGAAAACCGCCGGGCTGGAGCAGAAAAACCAGATCCTGTCGTTTTTATGGGAGGCGAACCGCCGCCTGCATTCCGATGTCCCGCTGTGCGAACGTCTGGCGCCTGTCCTGACGCGTCTGCAAAGCCTCACGCTGTTGCGCGACATCGCGCTGCGCGTCTATGAAGTGGATGACGAAGAGCACTATCAGGAGTTTGTCTGGCAGCCCGACGAGCGCTGCGACGAAATCGGCTGTCATCTCTGCCCCCGCCAGCTGCCCGCCGAAACCGAAACCGGCACCACGCTCAAGTGGCGTCTTGGCGACGCCCATACCCAGTACGGTCTGCTGCTGGCAACGCTGCCCGCTGGCTGTCACTTAAGCCGCGATCAGCAGCAGCTCATCGACACGCTGATGGAGCAGCTCACCGCCACACTGGCGCTGGAGCGCCAGCAGGAGCGTAAACAGCAGCTGCTGGTGATGGAGGAGCGCGCCGCCATCGCCCGCGAGCTGCACGACTCCATCGCCCAGTCGCTTTCCTGTATGAAAATGCAGGTCAGCTGTCTGCAAATGCAGGGCGAGGCGCTGCCGGAAGAGAGCCGCGCGCTGCTCGGCCAGATCCGCCACGAACTTAACGCCTCCTGGCGTCAGTTGCGCGAGCTGTTGACAACGTTCCGCCTCCAGCTTAACGAGCCGGGGCTGAAAGCCGCGCTGGTGGCGAGCTGTCAGGAATTCAGCGCCCGGCTCGGCTTTCCGGTAGCGCTCAATTATCAGCTGCCGCCGCGCCTGGTGCCGTCGCATCAGGCTATCCATTTGGTGCAAATTGCCCGCGAGGCATTAAACAACGCCTTAAAACACGCAGATGCCAGCGCGATTGATGTCAGCGTGACGCTGCATCAGGGCCAGGTACGCCTCTGCGTCGCCGATAATGGCTGCGGCCTGCCGGAAAACGCCGGGCGCACCAACCATTACGGCCTCATTATTATGCGCGACCGCGCCCAGAGTTTGCGCGGCGACTGTCAGGTACGGCGACGGACAGAAGGCGGCACCGAAGTGGTGGTGACCTTTATTCCCGATGCGCCGTTTTCATCCGTACCCGCTCTTGTAGAAGGAGAAGTTCATGAATAA
- the narL gene encoding two-component system response regulator NarL, whose translation MNNPEAATILLIDDHPMLRSGVKQLVSMAPAITVVGEAGNGEQGIEMAEALDPDLILLDLNMPGMNGLETLDKLREKALSGRVVVFSVSNHEEDVVTALKRGADGYLLKDMEPEDLLKALQQAAAGEMVLSEALTPVLAASLRASRATSGRDVSQLTPRERDILKLIAQGLPNKMIARKLDITESTVKVHVKHLLKKMKLKSRVEAAVWVHQERIF comes from the coding sequence ATGAATAACCCGGAAGCGGCAACCATCCTGCTGATAGACGATCACCCGATGTTGCGCAGCGGCGTTAAGCAGCTGGTCAGCATGGCGCCCGCCATTACGGTAGTCGGCGAGGCCGGAAACGGCGAACAGGGCATCGAAATGGCCGAAGCGCTCGACCCGGATCTGATCCTGCTTGATCTCAATATGCCCGGCATGAACGGCCTCGAAACGCTCGACAAACTGCGCGAAAAAGCGCTCTCGGGCCGCGTGGTGGTCTTTAGCGTCTCCAACCATGAAGAAGATGTGGTGACGGCGCTCAAGCGCGGCGCCGATGGCTATCTGCTCAAAGATATGGAGCCGGAAGATCTGCTCAAGGCGCTGCAACAGGCAGCGGCGGGTGAAATGGTGTTAAGCGAAGCGTTAACGCCGGTGCTGGCGGCGAGCCTGCGCGCCAGCCGCGCGACGTCGGGCCGCGATGTCTCCCAGCTCACGCCGCGCGAGCGCGATATCCTCAAGCTCATCGCCCAGGGCCTGCCGAACAAAATGATCGCCCGCAAGCTCGATATCACCGAAAGCACCGTCAAGGTGCATGTGAAGCATCTGCTGAAGAAAATGAAGCTCAAGTCGCGCGTCGAAGCGGCGGTCTGGGTGCATCAGGAACGTATTTTTTAA
- a CDS encoding YchO/YchP family invasin, with translation MRWLSVVLPSLLTAALLPARAYPASQSDDYVRQAQNPFDENGDNLPDLGLAPETNAAEKHLARMAKAFGEASQTDSALSPGQQARHFAFTRLRDAVSDTITSEAESLLSPYGSATVDLLVDEEGNFNGSSGSLFTPWQDNDRYLTWSQVGVSQQNDGLVGNAGIGQRWAAGHWRLGYNTFYDRLFDENLSRAGLGAEAWGDYLRLSANYYEPLGGWQHRAGLLEQRMARGYDVTAQAYLPFYQHINTSVSFEQYFGDQVELFDSGTGYHNPVAVKVGLSYTPVPLVTVSAHHRQGESGVSQNDLGLKLNYRFGVPLTKQLSPGEVAASRSLRGSRYDRVERTSVPVMEFRQRKTLSVFLATPPWDISAGETVALKLQVRSRHGIRQLSWQGDTQALSLTPPLDGTSADGWTVIMPAWDNTPGASNSWRLSVTVEDDQGQRVTSNWITLKLTAPVQTLPQDDPRYDLLTPDP, from the coding sequence ATGCGGTGGTTATCAGTCGTTCTTCCTTCATTGCTTACCGCCGCCCTGCTGCCGGCCCGTGCATATCCGGCCAGCCAGAGCGACGACTACGTGCGTCAGGCGCAAAATCCCTTCGATGAAAATGGCGATAATCTGCCCGATCTCGGCCTCGCGCCTGAGACCAACGCGGCGGAGAAACACCTCGCGCGCATGGCGAAAGCCTTCGGCGAGGCGAGCCAGACCGACAGCGCGCTCTCGCCAGGCCAGCAGGCGCGCCACTTCGCCTTTACCCGCCTGCGTGACGCGGTCAGCGACACCATTACCAGCGAGGCCGAAAGCCTGCTGTCGCCGTACGGCAGCGCCACGGTAGATCTGCTGGTGGATGAAGAGGGGAATTTCAACGGCAGCAGCGGCTCGCTGTTTACACCGTGGCAGGATAATGACCGCTATCTCACCTGGAGCCAGGTCGGCGTCAGTCAGCAAAACGACGGGCTGGTGGGCAACGCGGGCATCGGCCAGCGCTGGGCCGCCGGGCACTGGCGGCTGGGCTATAACACCTTTTATGACCGTCTGTTTGATGAAAATTTATCGCGTGCCGGGCTTGGCGCCGAGGCGTGGGGGGATTACCTGCGTCTGTCGGCGAACTACTATGAACCGCTCGGCGGCTGGCAACACCGCGCCGGATTGCTGGAGCAGCGTATGGCACGCGGCTATGACGTCACCGCCCAGGCGTACCTGCCGTTTTATCAGCACATCAACACCAGCGTCAGCTTCGAGCAATATTTCGGCGACCAGGTGGAGCTGTTCGACAGCGGCACGGGCTACCATAACCCGGTGGCGGTGAAAGTGGGGCTGAGCTATACGCCGGTGCCGCTGGTGACCGTCAGCGCGCATCACCGCCAGGGCGAGAGCGGCGTGAGCCAGAACGATTTAGGACTGAAGCTTAATTACCGTTTCGGCGTGCCGCTGACAAAGCAGCTGTCGCCGGGGGAAGTGGCGGCGTCGCGGTCGCTTCGCGGCAGTCGTTACGATCGCGTGGAGCGCACCAGCGTGCCGGTGATGGAGTTTCGCCAGCGCAAAACGCTGTCGGTGTTTCTCGCGACGCCGCCCTGGGATATCAGCGCGGGTGAAACGGTGGCGCTGAAGCTCCAGGTGCGCAGCCGTCACGGCATTCGCCAGCTCTCCTGGCAGGGGGATACCCAGGCGCTGAGCCTGACGCCGCCGCTTGATGGCACCAGCGCCGATGGCTGGACGGTGATTATGCCCGCGTGGGATAACACGCCGGGGGCCAGCAACAGCTGGCGGCTGTCGGTCACCGTCGAGGACGATCAGGGCCAGCGGGTAACGTCGAACTGGATAACCCTGAAACTGACCGCGCCGGTGCAGACGCTCCCGCAGGACGATCCGCGCTACGACCTGCTGACGCCGGATCCTTAA
- a CDS encoding YbhB/YbcL family Raf kinase inhibitor-like protein, producing MKHTLLASLLAVAAFNAVAASDDGIFMLQSPSFADNAMMEKKFAGNAKQNPNCTGENQSPALIWSHAPQGTTRFALIVHDPEGAKGLGVTHLVAYNIPATTTGLAANALTEGKGFTGGKNTPGSSVWHGPCPPPGSGAHHYIFTLIATDLPADLPTGLTREELFTKLKGHALAATGLIGRFGQ from the coding sequence ATGAAACACACGCTGCTTGCATCCCTGCTTGCTGTTGCCGCCTTTAACGCCGTCGCCGCGTCCGACGACGGCATTTTTATGTTGCAGTCCCCGTCGTTTGCCGATAACGCCATGATGGAGAAAAAATTCGCCGGTAATGCGAAGCAAAACCCCAACTGTACCGGCGAAAACCAGTCGCCGGCGCTTATCTGGAGCCATGCGCCGCAGGGCACGACCCGCTTCGCGCTGATCGTTCACGACCCGGAGGGCGCGAAAGGGCTCGGCGTCACGCATCTGGTCGCCTATAACATTCCGGCCACCACCACCGGGCTTGCCGCCAATGCGCTCACCGAAGGCAAAGGCTTTACCGGCGGCAAAAACACGCCCGGCAGCAGCGTCTGGCACGGCCCCTGCCCGCCGCCTGGCAGCGGCGCGCACCACTACATCTTCACGCTTATCGCCACCGACTTACCGGCCGACCTGCCCACCGGCCTGACGCGCGAGGAACTCTTCACCAAACTCAAGGGTCACGCGCTCGCCGCCACGGGTCTCATTGGCCGCTTCGGGCAGTGA
- a CDS encoding nitrate reductase, which translates to MNGVHTTCPYCGVGCGVVAQRDARGAVSVRGDTQHPANLGRLCVKGAALGETTGLDGRLLYPEVDGERATWEAALDAAAARFGAVIEKHGPQAVAFYASGQLLTEDYYAANKLMKGFIGAANIDTNSRLCMSSAVVGYKRAFGADAVPCCYEDLEQTDLLVFVGANAAWAHPVLYQRIAAAKQARPAMKIVVIDPRRTATCDIADLHLALAPGSDAGLFVGLLNALADAMPSEAFDGQAQALAAAREWSVARVAQFCGLPEAEVARFYDWFLRAPTAMTLYTMGINQSSSGSDKCNAIINAHLASGKIGRPGCGPFSLTGQPNAMGGREVGGLASQLACHMAFEPADIARLGRFWGSERIAQTPGLMAVELFDAIGRGEVKAVWIMGTNPAVSLPDSDAVRQALARCELVIVSDITAQTDTAAFAHIRFPAQGWGEKNGTVTNSERRISRQRPFLPAPGDTRPDWWIVAQMARRLGHGEAFAWQHPHEIFCEHAALSGFENDGARAFDISALATLTREQYDALAPLQWPVTAQQPQGTPRLLATGEGWRGGRLNMVAVTPALPQARPGAAYPLWLNTGRIRDQWHTMTRTGSVARLMQHQPLPQVVMHPSDAARAGIGDGDLAEVASAQGFMVGWAALSDAQPPGALFAPMHWNARFASHGRVNTLVAPVCCPHSGQPESKQTAVRLQKRHSAWQGELFCRVMPPLAPDMLWWRRALDGCLHFTLAGRTPPHGWLRQLADSEGWQIQYADGVGGFHALAWRDGALMLAFYSAQRRPTVQTETIAAAFSAPPASAAARHALLGGKGAGNAPAKGRIICSCFGVGENAIRAAIANGCDSAARLGDALRCGTNCGSCIPELKALLAQTASLPEAANETRGGERVTLEFGEEFLARQAGGQVGR; encoded by the coding sequence ATGAACGGCGTACACACGACCTGCCCGTACTGCGGGGTCGGCTGCGGGGTCGTGGCGCAGCGCGACGCGCGTGGCGCGGTGAGCGTGCGCGGCGACACGCAGCACCCGGCGAATCTCGGGCGGCTGTGCGTCAAAGGTGCCGCGCTTGGCGAAACTACCGGGCTCGACGGACGGCTGCTCTACCCGGAAGTGGACGGCGAACGCGCGACGTGGGAAGCGGCGCTGGATGCGGCGGCTGCGCGCTTTGGCGCGGTGATTGAGAAACATGGGCCGCAGGCGGTGGCGTTTTACGCCTCCGGCCAGCTGCTGACCGAGGATTACTACGCCGCCAACAAGCTGATGAAAGGGTTTATCGGCGCGGCGAATATCGACACTAACTCGCGGCTCTGTATGTCTTCCGCCGTGGTGGGCTACAAGCGGGCGTTTGGGGCCGACGCGGTGCCGTGCTGCTATGAGGATCTGGAACAGACGGATCTGCTGGTTTTCGTCGGCGCGAACGCCGCCTGGGCGCATCCGGTGCTGTATCAGCGCATCGCGGCGGCAAAACAGGCGCGCCCGGCGATGAAAATCGTGGTTATCGACCCCCGGCGCACCGCCACCTGCGATATCGCCGATCTGCATCTGGCGCTCGCACCCGGCAGCGACGCCGGGCTGTTTGTCGGGCTGCTGAACGCGCTGGCCGACGCGATGCCGTCTGAGGCGTTCGACGGCCAGGCGCAGGCGCTTGCGGCGGCGCGGGAATGGAGCGTGGCGCGCGTGGCGCAGTTCTGTGGGCTGCCAGAAGCCGAAGTGGCGCGCTTTTATGACTGGTTTTTGCGCGCGCCCACGGCCATGACGCTCTACACGATGGGCATTAATCAATCCTCCAGCGGCAGCGACAAGTGCAACGCCATCATTAACGCGCATCTGGCGAGCGGGAAGATCGGGCGGCCCGGCTGCGGGCCGTTTTCGCTGACCGGTCAGCCAAACGCGATGGGCGGGCGCGAGGTGGGCGGGCTTGCCAGTCAGCTCGCCTGCCACATGGCCTTCGAACCGGCGGATATCGCGCGGCTCGGGCGGTTCTGGGGCAGCGAGCGCATCGCGCAGACGCCCGGCCTGATGGCGGTGGAGCTGTTCGACGCCATCGGGCGCGGCGAGGTGAAAGCCGTCTGGATCATGGGTACCAACCCGGCGGTCTCGCTGCCGGACAGCGACGCGGTACGCCAGGCGCTGGCGCGCTGCGAACTGGTGATCGTCTCCGACATTACCGCGCAGACCGACACGGCGGCATTCGCGCATATTCGCTTCCCGGCGCAGGGCTGGGGCGAGAAAAACGGCACCGTGACCAACTCTGAGCGGCGGATTTCGCGCCAGCGGCCCTTTCTGCCCGCCCCTGGCGACACGCGCCCGGACTGGTGGATAGTCGCGCAGATGGCGCGTCGTCTGGGGCATGGCGAGGCGTTCGCCTGGCAGCATCCCCACGAGATTTTCTGCGAGCATGCGGCGCTCTCGGGGTTTGAGAACGATGGCGCACGGGCGTTTGACATCAGCGCGCTGGCGACCCTGACCCGCGAGCAGTATGACGCGCTCGCGCCGTTGCAGTGGCCGGTAACGGCGCAGCAGCCGCAGGGCACGCCGCGTCTGCTGGCGACGGGCGAGGGCTGGCGTGGCGGACGGCTGAACATGGTCGCCGTCACCCCGGCGCTGCCGCAGGCGCGGCCGGGCGCGGCGTATCCGCTGTGGCTTAACACCGGGCGCATTCGCGATCAGTGGCACACCATGACCCGCACGGGCAGCGTGGCGCGCCTGATGCAACATCAGCCGCTGCCGCAGGTGGTGATGCACCCGAGCGACGCGGCGCGCGCGGGTATTGGCGATGGCGACCTTGCAGAGGTGGCCTCAGCACAGGGCTTTATGGTGGGCTGGGCGGCGCTCAGCGATGCCCAGCCGCCGGGCGCGCTGTTCGCGCCGATGCACTGGAACGCGCGCTTTGCGAGCCACGGGCGGGTGAATACGCTGGTGGCGCCGGTCTGCTGCCCGCATTCCGGCCAGCCGGAGAGCAAACAGACCGCCGTGCGCCTGCAAAAGCGCCACAGCGCCTGGCAGGGCGAACTGTTTTGTCGCGTTATGCCGCCGCTCGCGCCAGACATGCTGTGGTGGCGACGGGCGCTGGACGGTTGCCTGCATTTCACGCTGGCAGGCCGCACGCCGCCGCACGGCTGGCTGCGTCAGCTGGCCGATAGTGAGGGCTGGCAGATACAGTACGCCGATGGTGTCGGCGGCTTTCACGCGCTGGCGTGGCGCGACGGCGCGTTGATGCTGGCGTTTTACAGCGCGCAGCGCCGCCCGACGGTGCAGACTGAGACGATCGCGGCGGCGTTCAGCGCGCCGCCCGCATCAGCGGCGGCTCGTCACGCGCTGCTGGGCGGAAAGGGCGCGGGCAACGCGCCCGCGAAGGGGCGCATCATTTGTAGCTGTTTTGGCGTGGGCGAGAACGCGATCCGGGCCGCCATCGCGAACGGCTGCGACAGCGCGGCGAGGCTTGGCGACGCCCTGCGCTGCGGCACTAACTGCGGCTCCTGCATCCCGGAGCTGAAAGCGCTGCTGGCGCAGACGGCGTCACTGCCCGAAGCGGCCAATGAGACCCGTGGCGGCGAGCGCGTGACCCTTGAGTTTGGTGAAGAGTTCCTCGCGCGTCAGGCCGGTGGGCAGGTCGGCCGGTAA